A stretch of bacterium DNA encodes these proteins:
- a CDS encoding aspartate aminotransferase family protein: MITQKQIIEQEKRFMVPVYKRFPVCFVKGKGIKIWDINGKEYLDFFGQGVNSIGHSHPQLVRAITEQANNLIHFSNLYYTIPQIELAQKLASISFEGKVFFANSGAEANEAAIKLARIYGQGKYEIITMTGSFHGRTLATLTATGQDKIHKGFEPLVEGFKYAPFNNLDEVEKAITPSTCAILIEPIQGEGGVNVADEQYLKGLRALCDEHKILLILDEVQTGIGRTGKMFGYEHYGIVPDIITLAKWLGSGLPIGAMVAKPELADLFTPGTHASTFGGNPLVCAGTLAVINAIIEENLVENAKEIGNYLFNRLSELKDKYSFIKEVRGKGLMIGLELEFPGQPIVSTCLEQGLIINCTVEKVLRLLPPLIVTKQDVDEAVKILDKVIFFTAEAQRTQRKN, from the coding sequence ATGATTACTCAAAAACAAATTATTGAACAAGAAAAAAGATTTATGGTTCCTGTCTATAAACGCTTTCCAGTATGTTTTGTCAAAGGGAAAGGGATTAAAATCTGGGATATTAATGGTAAAGAATACTTAGATTTCTTTGGACAGGGAGTAAATAGTATTGGACATAGCCATCCTCAGTTAGTCAGGGCGATTACAGAACAGGCAAATAACCTGATACATTTTTCCAATCTTTATTATACCATTCCACAGATAGAATTAGCTCAGAAATTGGCTTCAATATCCTTTGAAGGGAAGGTATTTTTTGCCAATAGTGGGGCGGAGGCAAATGAAGCCGCAATTAAACTTGCCAGAATATACGGTCAGGGTAAATATGAAATAATTACAATGACCGGCTCATTTCACGGAAGAACATTAGCTACCTTAACAGCTACAGGTCAGGATAAAATACATAAAGGATTTGAGCCATTGGTTGAGGGTTTTAAGTATGCGCCATTCAATAACCTTGACGAGGTAGAAAAGGCTATCACCCCATCTACCTGTGCCATCCTGATTGAACCAATTCAAGGAGAAGGAGGCGTTAATGTTGCAGACGAACAATATTTAAAAGGATTGCGTGCCTTGTGTGATGAACATAAAATATTGCTTATTTTAGACGAAGTCCAGACAGGAATTGGTCGAACAGGCAAGATGTTTGGCTACGAGCATTACGGGATTGTCCCGGATATTATCACCCTGGCGAAATGGCTGGGAAGTGGTCTGCCAATTGGGGCAATGGTCGCCAAACCTGAATTAGCTGACCTTTTTACACCAGGAACGCATGCCTCTACTTTCGGCGGAAATCCTTTAGTCTGTGCCGGAACATTAGCCGTGATTAATGCCATTATCGAAGAAAATCTGGTTGAAAATGCAAAAGAGATAGGTAACTATCTCTTTAATCGACTATCTGAATTAAAAGATAAATATAGCTTCATAAAAGAGGTGCGAGGAAAAGGATTAATGATTGGTCTGGAGCTTGAGTTTCCAGGACAGCCAATTGTTAGTACCTGTCTGGAACAGGGATTAATTATTAATTGCACCGTAGAAAAGGTTTTGCGGTTACTACCACCATTAATTGTGACCAAACAGGATGTAGATGAAGCCGTAAAAATACTGGATAAAGTGATTTTTTTCACCGCAGAGGCGCAGAGGACGCAGAGAAAAAATTAA